The Manihot esculenta cultivar AM560-2 chromosome 11, M.esculenta_v8, whole genome shotgun sequence genome includes a region encoding these proteins:
- the LOC110626196 gene encoding isoeugenol synthase 1, whose amino-acid sequence MDSEKSKILIFGATGYLGQYMVKASAAMGHPTFAYVRPLNPNDVLSSKLLLHKQFLSMGVTVFQGELEEHEKLVSVLKQVDVVISTLAVPQHLDQFKIISAMKEAGNIKRFVPSEFGNEVDRVSGLPPFEALLANKRRIRRATEEAGVPYTYVSANSFAAYFIDYLLHPHEKLDQLVIYGRGDAKAVLNYEEDVAAYTVRAATDPRVANRVIIYRPPGNIISQLDLMSAWEKKTGRTFKRIHVPEEEIVKLSETLKYPENIPVAILHNIFIKGDQTSFELTAEDLEASKLYPDHKYTSVDRLLDLCLVNPPKPKLATFA is encoded by the exons ATGGATTCAGAAAAAAGCAAGATATTGATATTTGGAGCAACTGGGTATCTAGGCCAATACATGGTCAAGGCTAGCGCAGCCATGGGTCACCCTACCTTTGCTTATGTTCGCCCACTCAACCCTAAcgatgttctttcttcaaagcTCCTGCTTCATAAGCAATTCCTGTCCATGGGAGTCACTGTGTTTCAA GGAGAATTGGAGGAGCATGAGAAGCTTGTTTCAGTGCTTAAACAAGTAGATGTGGTGATTTCTACTCTTGCTGTTCCTCAACACCTTGACCAGTTCAAGATTATCTCTGCCATGAAAGAAGCTGGCAATATAAAG AGGTTTGTTCCTTCAGAATTCGGAAACGAAGTTGACAGAGTGAGTGGGCTACCGCCGTTCGAAGCATTGCTGGCCAATAAACGGAGGATTAGACGGGCAACAGAAGAAGCAGGAGTGCCATATACTTACGTgtctgcaaactcatttgctgCATATTTCATCGATTACCTTCTCCATCCACATGAGAAGCTCGACCAGCTTGTTATTTATGGGAGAGGTGATGCTAAGG CTGTGTTGAATTACGAGGAAGATGTTGCAGCCTATACAGTGAGAGCAGCAACAGATCCAAGAGTTGCTAACCGTGTCATAATCTACCGACCACCGGGAAATATTATTTCTCAGTTAGATTTAATGTCTGCTTGGGAAAAGAAAACTGGAAGAACTTTCAAAAGGATTCATGTTCCTGAGGAAGAAATTGTCAAGCTTTCCGAGA CATTAAAATACCCAGAAAATATCCCAGTAGCTATACTGCATAATATATTCATCAAAGGTGATCAGACGAGCTTTGAACTCACAGCAGAAGATCTGGAGGCCTCCAAGTTATATCCTGACCACAAATACACTTCAGTTGATAGGCTCCTTGATCTTTGCTTGGTTAACCCACCCAAGCCCAAACTTGCAACGTTTGCATGA
- the LOC110626195 gene encoding isoeugenol synthase 1 encodes MDSEKSKILIFGATGYLGQYLIKASLFLGHPTFAFVRPLNPNDTLSSKLLLHKQFQSMGVTVFQGELEEHEKLVSVLKQVDVVISTLAVPQHLDQLKIISAMKEAGNIKRFVPSEFGNEVDRVSGLPPFEALLANKRRIRRATEEAGVPYTYVSANSFAAYFIDYLFRPHEMPDQIVVYGKGDAMAVLNYEEDVAAYTVRAATDPRVANRVIIYRPPGNIVSQLDLISSWEKKSGRTFKKIHVPEEEIIKLSETLRFPENIPVSILHNIFIKGDQMSFELTADDLEASKLYPDHKYTPVDSLLDLFLINPPKPKRAAFA; translated from the exons ATGGATTCAGAGAAAAGCAAGATATTGATATTTGGAGCTACTGGGTATCTAGGTCAATACCTGATCAAGGCTAGCTTGTTTCTGGGTCACCCTACCTTTGCTTTTGTTCGCCCACTCAACCCTAATGATACCCTTTCTTCAAAGCTGCTGCTTCACAAGCAATTCCAGTCCATGGGTGTCACTGTGTTTCAA GGAGAATTGGAGGAGCATGAGAAGCTTGTTTCAGTGCTTAAACAAGTAGATGTGGTGATTTCTACTCTTGCTGTTCCTCAACACCTTGACCAGCTCAAGATTATCTCTGCCATGAAAGAAGCTGGAAATATAAag agATTCGTTCCTTCAGAATTTGGCAACGAAGTTGACAGAGTGAGTGGGCTGCCGCCGTTTGAAGCTCTCCTGGCAAATAAAAGGAGAATCAGAAGGGCAACAGAAGAAGCAGGAGTTCCATACACTTACGTatctgcaaactcatttgctgCATATTTTATCGATTATCTTTTTCGTCCACATGAAATGCCAGACCAGATTGTTGTTTACGGCAAAGGTGACGCTATGG CTGTGTTGAATTATGAGGAAGACGTAGCAGCTTATACAGTAAGAGCAGCAACAGATCCAAGAGTGGCCAATCGTGTTATAATCTACAGGCCACCAGGAAATATAGTTTCTCAGTTAGATTTAATATCTTCATGGGAGAAGAAGAGTGGACGAACTTTCAAAAAGATTCATGTTCCTGAGGAAGAAATCATCAAGCTTTCTGAGA CCTTGAGATTCCCAGAAAACATCCCAGTATCTATTCTGCATAATATATTCATCAAAGGTGATCAGATGAGCTTTGAACTCACAGCAGATGATCTTGAAGCTTCCAAGTTATATCCTGACCACAAGTACACTCCAGTTGATAGCCTCCTTGATCTTTTCTTGATTAATCCTCCTAAGCCTAAACGAGCAGCATTTGCTTGA